One genomic window of Blastopirellula retiformator includes the following:
- a CDS encoding ABC transporter ATP-binding protein: MIETHDLTKKYGDFFAIKGIELDLKQGDVFGFIGPNGAGKTTTMRIIATLLNPTWGEAYVCGHSIYTNPKEIRRLVGYMPDFFGVYDDMKVIEYLEFFAAAYRIQGAKRREVCDEMLNLVDLDFKRDAFANTLSRGQTQRLGLARVLLHDPQVLLLDEPASGLDPRARIEMRNLLKRLRDMGKTIIVSSHILPELADVCNKIGIIDRGVMSVNASVDEVMKQVRQKTVLHVGVAGDQEAAAKVLEGSEMIESIEPRPTFLVVTLKEGIEDYSDLPTWLIQAGHKITLFREEEINLESAFMALTKGMGKKT, translated from the coding sequence ATGATCGAAACCCACGACCTGACGAAAAAATACGGTGACTTCTTCGCCATCAAAGGGATCGAGCTCGACCTGAAGCAAGGGGACGTCTTCGGCTTCATCGGCCCCAACGGCGCCGGCAAGACGACCACGATGCGGATCATCGCGACGCTGCTCAATCCGACCTGGGGCGAAGCGTACGTCTGCGGCCATTCGATCTACACCAACCCGAAAGAAATCCGCCGCCTGGTCGGATACATGCCTGACTTCTTCGGCGTGTATGACGACATGAAGGTGATCGAGTACCTGGAGTTCTTCGCCGCCGCCTACCGTATCCAAGGCGCCAAGCGGCGTGAAGTCTGCGACGAAATGCTCAACCTGGTCGATCTTGACTTCAAGCGAGACGCCTTCGCCAATACGCTCTCTCGCGGTCAAACGCAGCGTCTCGGCCTGGCCCGCGTGCTGCTGCATGATCCGCAAGTGCTGCTGTTGGACGAACCGGCGAGCGGTCTCGATCCCCGGGCTCGTATCGAGATGCGCAACTTGCTGAAGCGGCTTCGCGACATGGGGAAAACGATCATCGTCTCCAGCCACATTCTGCCCGAACTGGCCGACGTCTGTAACAAGATCGGCATCATCGATCGCGGCGTGATGTCGGTCAACGCGTCGGTCGACGAGGTGATGAAGCAAGTCCGCCAGAAGACGGTCCTGCACGTTGGCGTCGCCGGCGATCAAGAAGCGGCGGCCAAGGTGCTGGAAGGATCGGAGATGATCGAAAGCATCGAGCCGCGTCCGACGTTCCTGGTGGTCACGCTCAAGGAAGGAATCGAGGACTACAGCGATCTGCCAACCTGGCTGATCCAGGCGGGTCACAAGATCACCCTCTTCCGCGAAGAGGAAATCAACCTCGAGTCGGCGTTCATGGCGCTGACCAAGGGAATGGGGAAGAAGACGTAA